One window of the Anticarsia gemmatalis isolate Benzon Research Colony breed Stoneville strain chromosome 21, ilAntGemm2 primary, whole genome shotgun sequence genome contains the following:
- the LOC142982249 gene encoding uncharacterized protein LOC142982249 isoform X1 has translation MAKVEQPIFILPKKRNGKKQNTIASHVDHIITVQGAADDAQTKYKNGLSPVSEHVNGIIHSTMEGLKSNMKINLPIINDVNDEDMNDCNGDSESLKSIQKNGYQALSTINSSREIIDLSPIYENSSDACSSHGDLRDANESDLQKSCKVLNSDHNESSSATPNSLSQTQSENSFEMGNMTDSLKNSAKRKKRVNIVPGIMESENTDTEITALRIESEGSISPECSLTDNSKDGYLTMTGTIKRGKKKGQNVDVKLNISREELEIIEAAIVAEEYNKMDISKCSLYNGPHVFLFSLLCIPFVSLISAIYSFYMGTIAWYNVFSHVTENFSCIKKVLLAPIVILSYPFLIVIFTIGLGLYAGIVQLTFSAANWWKDVCDFEKGFYGWLCNTLGLSECSPYEVVVLMDVKP, from the exons ATGGCCAAAGTGGAGCAACCTATATTTATTCTGCCAAAGAAGCGCAATGGTAAAAAACAGAATACAATAGCCAGTCATGTTGATCATATAATTACTGTACAg gGTGCTGCTGATGACgcacaaacaaaatacaaaaacggcCTCTCTCCTGTCTCAGAGCATGTCAACGGTATAATTCATTCAACGATGGAAGGCCTAAAGTCCAACATGAAAATCAACCTGCCAATAATCAACGATGTCAATGACGAAGATATGAATGACTGCAATGGAGATTCTGAATCTCTTAAAAGCATCCAGAAAAATGGATACCAAGCTCTTTCTACTATAAATAGTAGTCGTGAAATAATAGATCTGTCTCCAATATATGAAAACTCGTCTGATGCCTGCTCCAGCCATGGAGATTTGCGAGATGCAAACGAAAGTGACTTGCAGAAGAGCTGCAAAGTTCTCAACTCTGATCACAATGAAAGTTCATCAGCTACTCCCAATAGTCTGTCCCAAACTCAGTCCGAGAACAGCTTTGAAATGGGCAACATGACAGACAGCCTGAAGAACAGTGCTAAAAGGAAAAAACGAGTGAACATTGTTCCTGGAATAATGGAGTCAGAGAACACTGATACCGAAATAACTGCTCTGCGTATTGAATCTGAAGGTTCCATTTCGCCTGAATGCTCTCTGACTGATAATTCAAAGGATGGATATTTGACTATGACTGGAACTATAAAGAGGGGTAAGAAGAAGGGTCAGAATGTTGATGTGAAACTGAACATATCTAGAGAAGAATTGGAGATAATTGAGGCAGCAATCGTAGCTGAGGAGTACAACAAGATGGATATCTCAAAATGCTCTCTGTACAACGGGCCACATGTGTTTCTATTCAGCCTACTCTGTATACCTTTTGTTTCACTTATTTCTGCTATCTATTCCTTTTACATGGGCACAATTGCCTGGTATAATGTATTTTCTCATGTGACCGAAAATTTTAGCTgcattaaaaaagtattgttgGCTCCAATTGTGATTTTGTCATATCCGTTTCTGATTGTAATTTTCACTATTGGACTGGGATTGTATGCTGGGATAGTCCAACTTACCTTCAGTGCTGCCAACTGGTGGAAGGATGTGTGCGATTTTGAAAAAGGTTTCTATGGTTGGCTTTGCAACACTTTAGGCCTGTCTGAGTGTAGCCCATATGAAGTAGTTGTCCTCATGGATGTAAAGCCCTAA
- the LOC142982249 gene encoding uncharacterized protein LOC142982249 isoform X2, whose translation MEGLKSNMKINLPIINDVNDEDMNDCNGDSESLKSIQKNGYQALSTINSSREIIDLSPIYENSSDACSSHGDLRDANESDLQKSCKVLNSDHNESSSATPNSLSQTQSENSFEMGNMTDSLKNSAKRKKRVNIVPGIMESENTDTEITALRIESEGSISPECSLTDNSKDGYLTMTGTIKRGKKKGQNVDVKLNISREELEIIEAAIVAEEYNKMDISKCSLYNGPHVFLFSLLCIPFVSLISAIYSFYMGTIAWYNVFSHVTENFSCIKKVLLAPIVILSYPFLIVIFTIGLGLYAGIVQLTFSAANWWKDVCDFEKGFYGWLCNTLGLSECSPYEVVVLMDVKP comes from the coding sequence ATGGAAGGCCTAAAGTCCAACATGAAAATCAACCTGCCAATAATCAACGATGTCAATGACGAAGATATGAATGACTGCAATGGAGATTCTGAATCTCTTAAAAGCATCCAGAAAAATGGATACCAAGCTCTTTCTACTATAAATAGTAGTCGTGAAATAATAGATCTGTCTCCAATATATGAAAACTCGTCTGATGCCTGCTCCAGCCATGGAGATTTGCGAGATGCAAACGAAAGTGACTTGCAGAAGAGCTGCAAAGTTCTCAACTCTGATCACAATGAAAGTTCATCAGCTACTCCCAATAGTCTGTCCCAAACTCAGTCCGAGAACAGCTTTGAAATGGGCAACATGACAGACAGCCTGAAGAACAGTGCTAAAAGGAAAAAACGAGTGAACATTGTTCCTGGAATAATGGAGTCAGAGAACACTGATACCGAAATAACTGCTCTGCGTATTGAATCTGAAGGTTCCATTTCGCCTGAATGCTCTCTGACTGATAATTCAAAGGATGGATATTTGACTATGACTGGAACTATAAAGAGGGGTAAGAAGAAGGGTCAGAATGTTGATGTGAAACTGAACATATCTAGAGAAGAATTGGAGATAATTGAGGCAGCAATCGTAGCTGAGGAGTACAACAAGATGGATATCTCAAAATGCTCTCTGTACAACGGGCCACATGTGTTTCTATTCAGCCTACTCTGTATACCTTTTGTTTCACTTATTTCTGCTATCTATTCCTTTTACATGGGCACAATTGCCTGGTATAATGTATTTTCTCATGTGACCGAAAATTTTAGCTgcattaaaaaagtattgttgGCTCCAATTGTGATTTTGTCATATCCGTTTCTGATTGTAATTTTCACTATTGGACTGGGATTGTATGCTGGGATAGTCCAACTTACCTTCAGTGCTGCCAACTGGTGGAAGGATGTGTGCGATTTTGAAAAAGGTTTCTATGGTTGGCTTTGCAACACTTTAGGCCTGTCTGAGTGTAGCCCATATGAAGTAGTTGTCCTCATGGATGTAAAGCCCTAA
- the blp gene encoding mitochondrial import inner membrane translocase subunit Tim16: MAKYIAQIIVLGAQVVGRAFARALKQEIAASQEAAKRAGGGPEGTRRAAANASTGLTLEEAMQILNLDKLEAEKINKNYDHLFTANDKSKGGSFYLQSKIVRAKERIDAEFKHSQSTKPPQDEPSRPKDTS, from the coding sequence atggCTAAATACATCGCACAAATTATAGTTCTTGGCGCCCAGGTGGTGGGACGAGCCTTCGCTAGAGCCCTAAAACAAGAAATAGCTGCTTCTCAGGAGGCAGCGAAACGAGCTGGTGGTGGACCTGAAGGGACCAGAAGAGCTGCAGCTAATGCGTCCACGGGCCTCACTTTAGAAGAAGCTATgcaaattttgaatttagacaAATTAGAAGCagagaaaattaataaaaactacgACCATCTATTCACGGCGAACGACAAATCCAAAGGAGGTTCCTTTTATCTGCAATCGAAAATTGTGCGAGCGAAGGAAAGAATAGATGCCGAATTTAAACATAGTCAGAGCACAAAACCTCCACAGGATGAACCGAGTCGACCAAAAGACACATCATGA
- the LOC142982151 gene encoding 3-hydroxyacyl-CoA dehydrogenase type-2-like has product MFKGMVSLVTGGASGLGRATVERLVKNGGKVVILDIQGTKVKKVASELGSNVIASPGCVTSEADVKKALDIVRDKFGRLDTLVNCAGQSKAYQVYNFNKDIACQLDNFSEIVMINTVGTFNTIRLSAGLIGKNKPDENGQRGVIVNTASTAAYEGDIGQAAYAASTAGIVGMTLPIARDLASQGIRVITIAPGIFNTPLVQYLPEKMLEFIQRMTPFPSRLGKPEEFAMLVTSIVENPMLNGEVIRLDGAQRWFPL; this is encoded by the exons ATGTTTAAG GGTATGGTGAGTTTGGTTACTGGTGGAGCCTCAGGACTTGGTCGAGCAACAGTAGAAAGATTAGTTAAAAATGGCGGTAAAGTGGTTATCTTAGACATACAGGGAACAAAGGTTAAGAAAGTGGCCAGTGAACTCGGCAGTAACGTTATCGCATCACCCGGCTGT GTAACATCAGAAGCAGATGTAAAGAAAGCACTAGACATAGTGAGAGACAAGTTCGGTCGGCTGGATACACTAGTAAACTGTGCGGGACAGTCAAAAGCATACCAAgtgtataattttaacaaagacATAGCATGCCAGTTGGATAATTTCAGTGAAATTGTAATG ATAAACACAGTAGGCACATTCAACACAATTCGTCTATCAGCTGGTTTAATTGGTAAGAACAAACCAGATGAAAACGGCCAAAGAGGAGTGATAGTTAACACAGCATCTACCGCAGCATATGAAGGTGACATCGGTCAGGCAGCTTATGCAGCTTCTACTGCTGGTATTGTGGGCATGACGTTACCTATTGCAAGGGATTTAGCATCACAAGGGATTAGAGTTATCACAATTGCACCAG GAATATTCAACACACCTCTAGTCCAATACTTACCAGAGAAGATGCTAGAATTTATTCAACGTATGACGCCGTTCCCCTCAAGACTGGGCAAGCCAGAAGAGTTCGCGATGTTAGTCACAAGTATAGTGGAGAACCCGATGTTGAATGGTGAAGTGATACGGTTAGATGGAGCGCAGAGATGGTTCCCGTTGTAG